The genomic DNA GTCAGTTCAAGAGGCTGGCGGACGACCATCTTGGAGGTCTCGCGGCCGAAGTAATCGTCGAGACTCTTGCTGTTGACGGTGATGGAACCGGTGCCCGGCTTGAGCCAGACCCTTGCTATGGAGGATTTCCTTTTGCCTGTGCCGTAGAAGCTGGTTGCTGCCATTGTCTCTATTCTCCTGAATGAAGTATCGATCTATTAGATGTTGAGAGCTTTGGGCTGCTGCGCCTTGTGCGGGTGAGCGCCGCCGCTGTACACTTTGAGCTTGCTCAGCATGTGACGTGCGAGCTTGTTCTTGGGGAGCATCCCCTTCACTGCCTTGCGGATCAGCTCTTCCGGCTTCTTGTCGAGAAGCTTGCCGGCCGTAATCGACTTGATCCCGCCGGGGAAACCGGAGTGGCTGTAATAGACCTTGTCGCTCAACTTGCTGCCGGTGAGAGCGATTTTCTCGGCGTTGACGACAATGACGAAGTCGCCGGTATCCACGCTGGGGGTGTAGGTGGCCTTGTTCTTGCCGCGAAGCACGTTTGCGATCTCGGTGGCGATCCTGCCGAGAACCTGATTCTCCGCGTCAACCAGATACCAATCCCGAACCACTTCAGTTTTTTTAGCAACTTGAGTCTTCATCGAACCCTCACAACTGGTAAAGTATCAAAAACCGTACAGAAGGGATGAACTATAGTTGACGCCTCAGATGTTGTCAAGGAAAAATTCAGAACCATAAAATACTTCCATGAGACACAGCCCCTGGGGTGGCGCAGTCATGCCAGCATTCACCCG from Geobacter sp. DSM 9736 includes the following:
- the rplM gene encoding 50S ribosomal protein L13; protein product: MKTQVAKKTEVVRDWYLVDAENQVLGRIATEIANVLRGKNKATYTPSVDTGDFVIVVNAEKIALTGSKLSDKVYYSHSGFPGGIKSITAGKLLDKKPEELIRKAVKGMLPKNKLARHMLSKLKVYSGGAHPHKAQQPKALNI